From the Candidatus Sericytochromatia bacterium genome, one window contains:
- the rplC gene encoding 50S ribosomal protein L3, with translation MAMGLIGQKVGMTTIFDEEGRAIPVTVVQAGPCTVVQKKTAATDGYDAVQVGYGSAKESRLSQGEKGHFAKAGLKPAQVLREFRLDVAGYEVGSEIKADLFSAGQLVDVTGTSIGKGFAGLQKRWNAGRGPMSHGSKFHRHPGSIGAGTTPSRVYKGRKMAGRMGAEQVTVKKLTVVGVDADRNLLLIKGGLPGAEGGILIVRPTVRVGK, from the coding sequence ATGGCGATGGGTTTGATTGGCCAAAAGGTCGGCATGACGACGATCTTTGATGAAGAGGGGCGCGCCATCCCCGTGACGGTTGTGCAGGCTGGTCCTTGCACGGTCGTTCAAAAGAAGACCGCGGCGACCGACGGCTATGACGCTGTCCAGGTTGGCTACGGTTCGGCGAAGGAATCGCGTCTGTCCCAGGGTGAGAAGGGTCACTTCGCCAAGGCCGGCTTGAAGCCTGCCCAGGTGTTGCGTGAGTTCCGTCTCGACGTCGCTGGCTACGAGGTGGGTTCCGAGATCAAGGCGGACCTGTTTTCGGCCGGGCAGCTGGTCGATGTGACCGGCACGTCCATCGGTAAAGGGTTTGCGGGTCTTCAGAAGCGGTGGAACGCCGGCCGCGGGCCGATGTCGCACGGTTCCAAGTTCCACCGGCATCCTGGCTCGATCGGTGCGGGCACCACGCCGAGTCGCGTCTACAAGGGCCGCAAGATGGCTGGCCGCATGGGCGCCGAGCAGGTCACCGTAAAGAAGCTGACAGTGGTTGGCGTGGACGCGGACCGCAATCTTCTTTTGATCAAGGGCGGCTTGCCTGGCGCCGAGGGTGGCATCTTGATTGTTCGCCCGACCGTTCGAGTTGGGAAGTAG
- the rpsJ gene encoding 30S ribosomal protein S10 gives MAQQKIRIRLKAFDHRLLDKSSEQIVETAKRTGAAVVGPIPLPTHKAIYCVNRSPHVDKKSREHFETRTHKRLIDILEPTHKTAEALMRLDLPAGVDIVVKL, from the coding sequence ATGGCTCAACAAAAGATTCGTATTCGGCTCAAGGCTTTTGACCATCGCTTGCTGGACAAGTCGTCCGAGCAGATTGTGGAGACTGCCAAGCGCACGGGTGCTGCGGTCGTGGGGCCTATTCCCCTTCCGACCCACAAGGCCATCTATTGCGTGAATCGTTCCCCACACGTGGACAAGAAGTCTCGTGAGCATTTTGAGACCCGGACCCACAAGCGGTTGATCGACATTCTCGAGCCGACGCACAAGACGGCTGAGGCGCTGATGCGCTTGGATCTCCCCGCCGGTGTGGATATCGTGGTCAAGCTGTAA